The following coding sequences lie in one Rutidosis leptorrhynchoides isolate AG116_Rl617_1_P2 chromosome 6, CSIRO_AGI_Rlap_v1, whole genome shotgun sequence genomic window:
- the LOC139855700 gene encoding putative UDP-glucuronate:xylan alpha-glucuronosyltransferase 4: MASKSLFSKRKPFPLFIFLLICFIFTLLIHTTTYYNLHPDNDEPLATSTRRLNTIVPPPYWYEKLQFLIKTRSDKLKIGLVNIDHVDNARFNSSSDLITINFQKVDKNSKWEDLFPEWVDEDGKYGPMKCPNIPMPNSYDKVDVVVARVPEGVRDVFRLQVNLVVANVLVNSGLGKGGEYKEVYVVFIGWSRPMWEIFRCDDIIWEESEYMIYKPDLKRLKEKVNLPVGSCMISSPSSQQNGRLMSNIYKPREAYVTVLHSSETYVCGAIALAQSILQTNSTKDLILLVDDSISPKSIRGLKAAGWKIKRIQRIKSPHAKKGAYNEYNYSKLRIWQLIEYDKVIFIDADLIVLKNLDEFFNYPQLSAVGNDRYLFNSGVILIEPSQCMFNSLMEKIDTLASYNGGDQGFLNEAFTWWHRLHSKVNHLKVFQGTKNRKRQVPDDLYTIHYLGLKPWTCYKDYDCNWDMLNRRRFASDSAHKKWWSVYETMPSKLRPFCGLTKQMDARIRKWRGIAKNSGLSDDHWKIKVKDKRQILHTIL, encoded by the exons ATGGCATCAAAGTCATTGTTTTCAAAGCGAAAACCTTTTCCCCTTTTCATTTTTCTCCTAATTTGTTTCATATTTACACTTTTGATCCACACAACCACTTATTACAATCTCCATCCTGATAACGACGAACCGCTAGCCACATCCACTCGGCGTCTTAACACCATAGTACCACCACCATATTggtacgaaaaactccaattcttgATCAAAACCCGCTCAGATAAGTTAAAAATCGGGCTAGTCAACATTGATCACGTTGACAATGCCCGATTCAATAGCTCATCTGATTTAATCACAATAAATTTCCAAAAAGTAGATAAAAATAGCAAATGGGAAGATTTATTCCCCGAGTGGGTGGACGAGGATGGAAAGTATGGTCCCATGAAGTGCCCGAATATCCCTATGCCAAATTCGTACGACAAAGTGGACGTGGTGGTGGCTCGGGTTCCTGAGGGTGTTAGAGATGTGTTTAGGTTGCAAGTAAATTTAGTTGTGGCTAATGTATTGGTGAATAGTGGGTTAGGAAAAGGTGGTGAATATAAGGAGGTTTATGTTGTGTTTATTGGGTGGTCAAGACCAATGTGGGAAATATTTAGGTGCGATGATATAATTTGGGAAGAAAGTGAATACATGATCTATAAACCAGATTTAAAGAGGCTTAAAGAAAAGGTGAATTTGCCTGTTGGTTCTTGCATGATTTCATCACCATCTTCACAACAAAATG GTAGATTGATGTCAAACATATACAAACCACGAGAGGCGTATGTAACTGTTCTACACTCGTCCGAAACGTACGTTTGTGGTGCAATCGCTTTAGCACAAAGCATTCTACAAACTAACTCAACAAAAGACCTAATTCTACTAGTCGACGATTCTATATCCCCTAAATCCATTCGAGGACTAAAAGCTGCAGGATGGAAGATCAAGCGTATTCAACGTATAAAAAGTCCTCATGCGAAAAAAGGAGCATACAACGAGTATAACTATAGCAAGCTTCGAATATGGCAACTCATTGAGTACGACAAAGTTATATTTATAGACGCGGATTTAATAGTTTTGAAGAACTTAGACGAGTTCTTTAACTATCCGCAGCTTTCGGCTGTTGGAAATGATAGGTATTTGTTCAACTCGGGTGTCATTTTAATCGAACCatcgcaatgtatgtttaattcccTAATGGAAAAGATAGATACTTTAGCATCATATAATGGAGGCGATCAAGGTTTTCTTAACGAAGCGTTTACATGGTGGCATAGGTTACATTCGAAGGTAAATCATCTAAAAGTTTTTCAAGGTACGAAAAACAGAAAACGTCAAGTCCCTGATGATTTATACACAATTCATTATTTGGGGTTGAAGCCATGGACGTGTTATAAGGATTATGATTGTAATTGGGATATGTTGAATCGTAGACGATTTGCTAGTGATTCGGCTCATAAAAAGTGGTGGAGCGTTTATGAAACGATGCCTAGTAAGTTGAGGCCGTTTTGTGGGTTGACGAAACAAATGGATGCACGGATAAGAAAGTGGAGAGGGATAGCGAAGAATTCGGGTCTTAGTGATGACCATTGGAAGATAAAGGTTAAAGATAAGAGACAGATATTGCATACAATATTATAA
- the LOC139855699 gene encoding cullin-associated NEDD8-dissociated protein 1-like: MANSSIPGILEKMTGKDKDYRYMATSDLLNELNKEGFKLDSDLEIRLSNTVLQQLDDAAGDVSGLAVKCLAPLVKKVNEAQVLEMTDKLCGKLLNGKDQHRDIASIALKTIFSEIPTSSVAQSVLVSVSPKLIGGITNPAIKTDIKCECLDILCDILHKFGNLMTSDHEALLSALLPQLSSNQATVRKKTVSCIASLASSLSDDMLAKATVEVVRLLKNKGTKSELIRTNIQMIGAISRAVGYRFGPHLGDTVPILIQYCMNASENDEELREYSLQALESFLLRCPRDIFSYCNEILHLALEYISYDPNFTDNMEEDTDDEIHEDEEDDDSANEYTDDEDASWKVRRAAAKCLAALIVSRPEMLSNLYNEACPKLIDRFKEREENVKMDVFNTFIELLRQTGNVTKGQVDIDKLSPRWSLKQEVPKVVKSINRQLREKSIKTKIGAFSVLKELVVVLPDCLADHIGLLIPGIEKALCEKSSTSNLKIEALIFTRLVLSSHSPAVFHPYIKAISAPVLSAVGERYYKVTAEALRVCGELVRVVRPNIQVSDYDFKPYVHPIYNAIMSRLTNQDQDQEVKECAISCMGLLVSTFGDHLTPQLPACLPVLVDRMGNEITRLTAVKAFAVIAASPLHLDLSCVLEHVIVELTAFLRKANRALRQATLGTLNTLIVAYGDKIGSAAYEVIIVELSTLISDSDLHMTALALELCCTLMSDRRSGPTVGLTVRNKVLPQALAVVKSALLQGQALLALQNFFATLVYSANTSFDALLESLLSSAKPSPQSGGIAKQALFSIAQCVAVLCLAAGDNKCSSTVKMLTDILKADTTSNSAKQHLALLCLGEIGRRKDLSSHAHIENIIIESFQSPFEEIKSAASYALGNIAVGNLPKYLPFILNQIDNQQKKQYLLLHSLKEVIVRQSVDKAEFQDSSVEKILNLLFNHCESEEEGVRNVVAECLGKIALIKPSKLVPALKERTTSPAAFTRATVVVAVKYSIVERPEKIDSVLYPEISSFLMLIKDQDRHVRRAAVLALSIAGHNKPNLVKGLLPELLPLLYDQTVIKKELIRTVDLGPFKHTVDDGLELRKAAFECVDTLLDNCLDQLNPSSFIVPYLKSGLDDHYDVKMPCHLILSKLADKCPSAVLAVLDSLVDPLQKSVTFRPKQDAVKQEVDRNEDMIRSALRAIASLNRISGGDCSHKFKNLMAEIAKAPSLWEKYCSIRNE, encoded by the exons ATGGCAAATTCGTCCATACCTGGTATCCTCGAGAAG ATGACGGGGAAAGATAAAGATTACAGATATATGGCAACATCTGATCTATTAAATGAATTAAACAAAGAGGGTTTTAAACTTGATAGTGACCTGGAGATAAGATTGTCTAATACCGTTCTACAGCAGCTTGATGATGCAGCTGGTGACGTGTCTGGATTGGCTGTCAAATG TCTTGCTCCTCTGGTAAAGAAGGTCAACGAGGCACAGGTACTGGAGATGACTGATAAGCTATGTGGTAAGTTGCTGAATGGGAAAGATCAGCATCGGGACATTGCAAGCATAGCTTTAAAGACCATATTTTCTGAAATCCCTACATCGTCTGTTGCACAATCGGTTCTTGTTTCCGTTTCTCCAAAGTTGATAGGAGGAATTACAAATCCT GCAATAAAGACGGATATTAAATGTGAATGCCTTGATATCTTGTGTGACATCCTGCATAAGTTTGGAAATTTGATGACATCAGATCATGAAGCTCTGTTAAGTGCGCTATTGCCTCAGTTAAGCTCTAATCAGGCTACTGTTAGAAAGAAGACTGTATCGTGTATTG CTTCCCTAGCCTCAAGCCTATCAGATGATATGTTAGCAAAGGCCACAGTTGAAGTTGTACGGCTTTTAAAAAACAAGGGAACAAAATCCGAATTGATCCGCACGAACATACAGATGATTGGGGCTATAAG CCGAGCTGTGGGTTATCGATTTGGTCCTCATCTTGGAGATACAGTTCCAATTCTTATTCAATATTGCATGAATGCTTCAGAGAATGATGAGGAGCTTCGTGAGTATAGTTTGCAG GCTTTGGAAAGTTTCTTGCTTCGATGCCCGAGGGACATTTTCTCTTACTGTAATGAAATATTACATCTTGCTTTGGAATATATTAGTTATGATCCCAACTTCACTGATAATATGGAAGAGGATACTGATGATGAAATCCATGAGGATGAAGAGGACGA TGATAGTGCCAATGAATATACGGACGACGAAGATGCCAGCTGGAAAGTTCGAAGGGCGGCTGCAAAGTGCCTGGCTGCACTCATTGTTTCCCGTCCCGAGATGCTCTCGAATCTATATAATGAA GCTTGTCCAAAGTTGATTGACAGGTTTAAAGAGAGGGAAGAAAATGTCAAG ATGGATGTTTTTAACACCTTTATCGAGTTGCTACGCCAAACAGGAAATGTCACAAAGGGGCAGGTTGACATTGACAAACTAAG CCCCAGATGGTCATTGAAGCAAGAAGTTCCCAAGGTTGTTAAATCTATTAACAGGCAGCTGCGTGAAAAATCTATTAAGACAAAG ATTGGTGCCTTTTCCGTTCTAAAAGAACTTGTCGTTGTTTTGCCTGACTGCCTTGCTGACCATATTGGATTGCTCATTCCTGGAATTGAGAAAGCACTATGT GAAAAATCTTCAACTTCGAACCTGAAGATCGAGGCTCTTATATTTACGAGATTAGTTTTATCATCTCATTCTCCTGCTGTTTTTCACCCATACATTAAG GCTATTTCTGCTCCTGTTTTATCTGCCGTTGGTGAACGATATTATAAAGTTACGGCTGAGGCACTAAGAGTATGCGGTGAACTAGTTCGAGTTGTGCGTCCAAACATTCAG GTGTCTGATTATGATTTCAAACCGTATGTCCATCCAATATATAATGCTATCATGTCACGCTTAACGAACCAAGACCAAGACCAGGAGGTCAAGGAATGCGCTATATCTTGTATGGGACTACTTGTGTCAACTTTCGGTGATCATCTCACACCACAACTACCTGCATGCCTTCCTGTCCTTGTTGACCGAATGGGAAATGAGATAACCAGACTTACTGCTGTCAAG GCTTTTGCAGTCATAGCTGCATCTCCGCTGCACCTAGACCTTTCTTGTGTGCTAGAACATGTTATTGTGGAGCTAACGGCATTTTTACGCAAG GCTAATCGAGCATTAAGGCAGGCAACACTGGGTACATTAAACACATTAATTGTTGCCTATGGTGATAAAATTGGATCTGCTGCTTATGAAGTTATCATTGTGGAACTTTCAACTTTGATCAG TGATTCCGACTTGCATATGACTGCTCTTGCTCTTGAACTCTGCTGTACGCTGATGTCAGACCGTAGGTCGGGTCCAACTGTCGGTTTGACCGTTAGAAATAAAGTTCTTCCCCAGGCTCTGGCTGTTGTCAAAAGTGCATTACTTCAAGGACAGGCCCTCTTG GCTTTGCAAAACTTTTTTGCTACTTTGGTTTACTCTGCAAACACGAGTTTTGATGCTCTTCTGGAATCTCTTCTTTCAAGTGCTAAACCGTCTCCTCAATCGGGTGGTATTGCAAAACAAGCTTTGTTTTCGATAGCGCAGTGTGTTGCTGTACTCTGCCTTGCTGCAGGTGACAACAAATGCTCGTCTACTGTAAAGATGCTTACAGATATCTTGAAAGCTGATACTACTTCTAACTCG GCTAAACAACACCTAGCCTTGCTATGTTTGGGTGAAATTGGGAGAAGAAAAGATTTGAGCTCACATGCACACATAGAAAACATAATCATTGAATCTTTTCAATCTCCATTCGAAGAAATAAAATCTGCAGCTTCTTATGCTCTTGGCAATATTGCTGTCGGGAATCTACCCAAGTATCTGCCTTTTATCTTGAACCAAATCGATAATCAGCAGAAAAAGCAGTATCTTTTGCTCCATTCTTTGAAAGAG GTTATAGTGAGACAATCTGTTGATAAAGCAGAATTTCAAGATTCTAGCGTTGAAAAGATACTCAATTTGCTATTCAACCATTGTGAAAGTGAGGAAGAGGGTGTTCGTAATGTGGTAGCAGAGTGTCTTGGAAAAATTGCTCTTATTAAGCCTTCAAAACTTGTTCCTGCTCTCAAG GAGCGAACAACGAGTCCTGCGGCATTCACCAGAGCAACAGTAGTTGTTGCTGTGAAGTATTCTATAGTTGAAAGACCCGAGAAGATTGATTCGGTTTTGTACCCTGAGATTTCTTCATTCCTCATGCTTATTAAGGATCAGGACCGG CATGTTAGGCGTGCAGCTGTTTTGGCTTTGAGTATAGCTGGTCACAACAAGCCAAACCTCGTCAAGGGCCTTCTTCCAGAACTTTTGCCACTTCTTTATGATCAGACAGTTATTAAG AAAGAACTGATTCGAACTGTCGACCTTGGACCTTTTAAGCATACAGTTGATGATGGTCTTGAGTTGAGAAAAGCAGCTTTTGAATGTGTAGATACATTGCTTGACAATTGTCTTGATCAGTTGAACCCATCATCTTTCATTGTGCCTTACCTTAAATCTGGTCTTGATG ATCATTATGATGTTAAGATGCCGTGCCATCTCATCCTCTCAAAACTTGCTGACAAGTGTCCTTCAGCCGTGCTAGCAG TTTTAGATTCATTAGTGGACCCACTCCAGAAAAGTGTTACTTTCAGGCCAAAGCAAGATGCTGTAAAGCAAGAAGTTGATCGTAATGAGGACATGATTAGGAGTGCACTTAGAGCTATTGCTTCTTTGAATCGTATCAG TGGAGGAGATTGCAGCCATAAGTTCAAGAATCTGATGGCTGAAATAGCGAAAGCACCATCACTGTGGGAGAAATATTGTTCCATCCGCAACGAGTGA